From a single Micromonospora sp. WMMD1102 genomic region:
- a CDS encoding low temperature requirement protein A: MRASARAGLERDPAGSRRATLLELFFDLVFVVALAQISRNLGLNVSWLGIAQAVLLLAAIWWVWAITAFVTDLYDPQQVWIQFLMIAVMLGALVMAATVPHAFGHGGLVFAGAYVGIHLGRGLLLVPILRGRRAQGRAVRIFCWFTVSTVPWIVGALLPADTLRLAVWALAAAIDYLGFFLGYPVPGRRRLPPEQFSVTAAHLAERYQQFFMIALGDAILVAGLVYSEAPAGIAPAGGLFATFLSTVLLWRVYTHRAGEVLPQAIESAPAARRFIGMAPYTHLLMVAGVVFAAAAFKQVITEPLETVGWRTTALLLGGPVLFLLGRIRFDYEVFARGSGSRLVALGLLVAIVPLTRLLPLVGIAGYVCLVLAGVAAADTLRDRGRRAEPSASAT, encoded by the coding sequence GTGAGGGCGAGCGCCAGGGCGGGTCTGGAGCGCGATCCGGCGGGCTCCCGCCGGGCCACGCTGCTGGAACTCTTCTTCGACCTGGTCTTCGTCGTCGCGCTCGCCCAGATCTCCCGGAACCTCGGCCTGAACGTCAGTTGGCTCGGGATCGCCCAGGCGGTGCTCCTGCTCGCCGCCATCTGGTGGGTCTGGGCGATCACCGCGTTCGTGACCGACCTCTACGACCCGCAGCAGGTCTGGATCCAGTTCCTGATGATCGCGGTGATGCTGGGCGCCCTGGTGATGGCGGCGACCGTGCCGCACGCCTTCGGACACGGAGGACTGGTCTTCGCCGGTGCCTACGTCGGGATCCATCTGGGTCGTGGCCTGCTCCTGGTGCCGATCCTGCGCGGCCGGCGGGCCCAGGGGCGGGCCGTCCGGATCTTCTGCTGGTTCACCGTCTCGACGGTGCCGTGGATCGTCGGCGCGCTGCTGCCGGCCGACACGCTCCGGCTGGCGGTCTGGGCACTCGCCGCCGCGATCGACTACCTGGGCTTCTTCCTGGGCTATCCGGTCCCCGGGCGGAGGCGGCTGCCGCCCGAGCAGTTCAGTGTGACCGCGGCGCACCTTGCAGAGCGCTACCAGCAGTTCTTCATGATCGCGCTTGGCGACGCGATCCTGGTCGCCGGCCTGGTCTACAGCGAGGCGCCGGCCGGAATCGCCCCGGCCGGCGGACTGTTCGCCACGTTCCTCAGCACCGTGCTGCTGTGGCGGGTCTACACGCACCGGGCCGGCGAGGTACTGCCACAGGCGATCGAGTCGGCTCCGGCGGCCCGTCGGTTCATCGGAATGGCCCCGTACACCCACCTGCTGATGGTGGCCGGCGTCGTGTTCGCGGCGGCGGCCTTCAAGCAGGTCATCACCGAGCCGCTGGAGACGGTGGGGTGGCGGACGACCGCCCTGCTGCTGGGCGGGCCGGTGCTGTTCCTGCTCGGCCGGATCCGGTTCGACTACGAGGTCTTCGCCCGGGGTTCCGGCTCCCGGCTGGTGGCGCTCGGGCTGCTGGTGGCGATCGTCCCGCTGACCCGGCTGCTGCCGCTGGTGGGCATCGCCGGCTACGTCTGCCTGGTGCTGGCCGGGGTGGCCGCGGCGGACACCCTCCGTGATCGGGGCAGACGAGCGGAGCCCTCCGCATCCGCGACCTGA
- a CDS encoding dihydrofolate reductase family protein gives MRKLVVSTFLTLDGVMQAPGGPGEDDDNGFAHGGWMVNYWDDQVGAAMEDLMGKPFDLVLGRRTYDIFAAYWPHASAEEGAEPLNRATKYVASRGRPTLGWDRSELIEGDVAEGVAALKKADGPELQVHGSGNLVQTLLRHDLVDEFRLLVFPVVLGSGKRLFADGTVPAGLRLVHGTVSPNGVIIGRYEPAGPVATGSFG, from the coding sequence ATGCGGAAGCTGGTTGTGAGCACGTTCCTGACCCTCGACGGCGTCATGCAGGCCCCGGGCGGCCCCGGCGAAGACGACGACAACGGCTTCGCCCACGGCGGCTGGATGGTCAACTACTGGGACGACCAGGTGGGCGCCGCCATGGAGGACCTGATGGGCAAGCCGTTCGACCTGGTCCTCGGGCGCCGCACCTACGACATCTTCGCCGCGTACTGGCCGCACGCCTCGGCGGAGGAGGGCGCTGAGCCGCTCAACCGGGCCACTAAGTACGTCGCCTCCCGAGGGCGACCGACCCTGGGCTGGGACCGGTCCGAGCTGATCGAGGGCGACGTCGCCGAGGGCGTGGCGGCGCTGAAGAAGGCGGACGGACCGGAGTTGCAGGTGCACGGCAGCGGCAACCTGGTGCAGACACTGCTGCGGCACGACCTGGTCGACGAGTTCCGGCTGCTGGTCTTCCCGGTCGTGCTCGGCTCCGGCAAGCGGCTCTTCGCCGACGGCACCGTCCCGGCCGGACTCAGATTGGTGCACGGGACCGTCTCGCCGAACGGAGTGATCATCGGCAGGTACGAACCGGCTGGCCCGGTCGCGACCGGCTCGTTCGGGTAA
- a CDS encoding SDR family oxidoreductase — MTVQIDLTGRTALVTGSTQGIGAAIATGLARAGARVAVNGRTPETVARAATALRAEVPAAEVVEVAADVASDDGSARALEILPSVDILVNNLGIFGARPALEIDDQEWRRYLEVNVLAAVRLTRSYLPGMMERGWGRVQYIGSDSAIVTPAEMIHYGVSKTALLGVSRGFAKAAAGSGVTVNSVLAGPTHTGGVQEFVYQLVDRSLPWERAQREFMRLHRPQSLLQRLIEPVEIANMVTYLASPLASATTGAAIRVDGGYVDAIVP, encoded by the coding sequence ATGACCGTGCAGATCGACCTGACCGGCCGGACCGCGCTGGTGACCGGATCGACCCAGGGCATCGGCGCCGCCATCGCCACCGGGCTGGCCAGGGCCGGTGCCCGGGTCGCCGTCAACGGGCGTACCCCGGAGACCGTGGCGCGGGCCGCGACCGCGCTGCGGGCGGAGGTGCCGGCGGCGGAGGTGGTCGAGGTCGCGGCCGACGTCGCCAGCGACGACGGCTCGGCGCGGGCCCTCGAGATCCTGCCCAGCGTCGACATCCTGGTCAACAACCTCGGCATCTTCGGCGCCCGGCCGGCACTGGAGATCGACGATCAGGAGTGGCGGCGCTACCTCGAGGTGAACGTGCTGGCCGCGGTACGGCTGACCCGGAGCTACCTGCCCGGGATGATGGAGCGCGGCTGGGGGCGGGTGCAGTACATCGGCAGCGACTCGGCAATCGTCACCCCGGCCGAGATGATCCACTATGGCGTCTCCAAGACGGCGCTGCTCGGCGTGTCCCGTGGGTTCGCCAAGGCCGCCGCCGGCAGCGGGGTGACGGTCAACTCGGTGCTCGCCGGCCCGACACACACCGGTGGCGTGCAGGAGTTCGTCTATCAGCTCGTGGACCGGAGCCTGCCGTGGGAGCGGGCGCAGCGCGAGTTCATGCGGCTGCACCGGCCGCAGTCCCTGCTCCAGCGGCTGATCGAGCCCGTCGAGATCGCCAACATGGTCACCTATCTCGCCTCGCCGCTCGCCTCGGCCACCACCGGCGCGGCGATCCGGGTCGACGGCGGTTACGTCGACGCGATCGTTCCTTAG
- a CDS encoding nitroreductase → MSSTGYTRADLDRAVAAAARAPGAEQSRRWLRLRDGAIDVLATPSGVDGSADRAGWAARVGGGAGLFNVRLALAVCGRPALVRLRPNRDEPELLARLHPGPVQSAGPAERELCAALPYCAVAAGPVLPASVPPEVRRRLIEAARIEHGWLELIVGHPAVAAFAQIEASARRVLERVPAEAAGAIRWRTAPPPDSPGAVASLPGGPGAVASLVDGPDAVPPPLDAGGEPMVAVLGSPLDTPGDQLRAGQAVQRLLLTVTAAGLKAGLHAQVVAVPAAREQLRLALGRSGRPQMVLRIGQVTAGRLRSAGTAAPHRTAREDGSKVPGTGGPPALPRVVVGGVEWR, encoded by the coding sequence ATGAGTTCGACGGGATATACCCGGGCGGATCTGGACCGTGCGGTGGCCGCCGCCGCCCGAGCGCCCGGGGCGGAACAGAGCCGGCGGTGGCTGCGGCTGCGCGACGGTGCCATCGACGTGCTGGCGACTCCGTCCGGTGTGGACGGGTCCGCCGACCGCGCCGGCTGGGCCGCGCGGGTGGGTGGTGGTGCCGGCCTGTTCAACGTACGGCTGGCCCTGGCGGTCTGCGGTCGGCCGGCGCTGGTCCGGCTGCGCCCGAACCGCGACGAACCGGAACTGCTGGCCCGGCTGCATCCCGGTCCGGTGCAGTCGGCGGGTCCTGCCGAGCGGGAGCTGTGTGCGGCACTGCCGTACTGCGCCGTCGCCGCCGGGCCGGTCCTGCCGGCGTCGGTGCCGCCCGAGGTGCGGCGCCGGCTGATCGAGGCGGCCCGGATCGAGCACGGCTGGCTGGAGCTGATCGTCGGGCATCCCGCGGTGGCCGCGTTCGCCCAGATCGAGGCGAGTGCCCGGCGGGTGCTGGAGCGGGTTCCGGCGGAGGCGGCGGGCGCGATCCGCTGGCGTACCGCACCGCCGCCCGACAGTCCGGGCGCTGTCGCGTCGTTGCCCGGCGGTCCCGGTGCCGTCGCGTCGCTGGTCGACGGACCGGATGCCGTGCCGCCGCCGCTCGATGCGGGCGGCGAGCCGATGGTGGCGGTCCTGGGCAGCCCGTTGGACACTCCCGGTGACCAGTTGCGGGCCGGGCAGGCGGTGCAGCGGCTGCTGTTGACGGTCACGGCTGCCGGGCTGAAGGCGGGCCTGCACGCGCAGGTGGTCGCCGTTCCGGCGGCGCGCGAGCAGCTCCGCCTCGCCCTCGGGCGGTCCGGTCGGCCGCAGATGGTGCTGCGGATCGGTCAGGTAACCGCCGGGCGGCTGCGATCGGCCGGGACGGCGGCACCGCACCGGACGGCCCGGGAAGACGGGTCCAAAGTCCCGGGTACGGGCGGTCCGCCGGCCCTGCCGCGGGTGGTGGTCGGCGGCGTCGAATGGAGGTAG
- a CDS encoding nitroreductase, translating to MIPNRSTATTVADDTAVPAAEARAAFGAAAAYALLAPSVFNTQPWRWRVGPGAVLELRADRSRQVHTVDATRRLLLVSCGAALHHARLALAVAGYRTEVTRFPDHADPDLLARLTVTGRAAPDPEQSRQQAAAALRRTDRRAFGDRRVDPQILHRLRAVVEAEGAHLHLVRDDQMPMLAVATANAAGVELDDPAYRVELRRWTNRPPEARDGVPAASAVRPGIRRVPIRDHAFGGTPGLEVGDGMDRGATYAILFGDADGPADLLTGGEALSALLLAAVADGLATAPLSDPIELDWPRWLMRNMLADIGEPYVVVRLGFVDDPDPLPPVLRREPADVIEYAD from the coding sequence ATGATCCCCAACCGGAGCACCGCGACGACGGTCGCCGACGACACCGCCGTGCCCGCCGCCGAGGCCCGCGCCGCGTTCGGTGCCGCCGCCGCGTACGCGCTGCTGGCGCCCTCGGTCTTCAACACCCAGCCGTGGCGGTGGCGGGTCGGCCCCGGCGCCGTACTGGAGTTGCGGGCGGACCGCTCCCGGCAGGTGCACACCGTCGACGCGACCCGACGGCTGCTGCTGGTCAGCTGTGGCGCGGCCCTGCACCACGCCCGACTGGCGCTCGCCGTGGCCGGCTACCGCACCGAGGTGACACGGTTCCCGGACCACGCCGATCCGGACCTGCTGGCCCGGCTCACGGTCACCGGACGGGCGGCGCCCGATCCGGAACAGTCCCGGCAGCAGGCGGCGGCCGCGCTGCGCCGTACCGACCGGCGGGCCTTCGGGGACCGCCGAGTCGACCCGCAGATCCTGCACCGGCTCCGTGCGGTGGTCGAGGCCGAGGGAGCACACCTGCACCTGGTCCGCGACGACCAGATGCCGATGCTGGCCGTGGCCACCGCCAACGCCGCGGGCGTCGAACTGGACGACCCGGCCTACCGGGTCGAGTTGCGGCGCTGGACCAACCGCCCGCCGGAAGCCCGGGACGGGGTACCGGCCGCCTCGGCGGTCCGGCCGGGGATCCGCCGGGTGCCGATCCGGGATCACGCGTTCGGCGGCACCCCGGGGCTGGAGGTCGGCGACGGGATGGACCGGGGAGCCACCTACGCGATCCTGTTCGGCGACGCCGACGGTCCGGCCGACCTGCTCACCGGTGGCGAGGCGCTCTCCGCCCTGCTGCTGGCCGCCGTCGCCGACGGGCTCGCCACGGCACCGCTGAGCGACCCGATCGAGCTGGACTGGCCGCGTTGGCTGATGCGCAACATGCTCGCCGACATCGGCGAGCCGTACGTGGTGGTCCGGCTGGGCTTCGTGGACGATCCGGATCCGCTGCCGCCGGTGCTGCGGCGGGAACCCGCCGACGTGATCGAGTACGCCGACTGA
- a CDS encoding response regulator transcription factor, with the protein MIRVFLLDDHEVVRRGLADLLQSNGDIEVVGESGSAQEAARRIPALRPDVAILDARLPDGNGIDVCRDVRAVDSTIKGLILTSYEDDEALFAAIMAGAAGYVLKQIRGTDLVDAVHRVAAGQSLLDPAVTARVLDRIRSGVEQPREFQSLTEQERRILEYVAEGLTNREIAGKMFLAEKTVKNYVSSLLAKLGLERRTQAAVLATRLLGDRH; encoded by the coding sequence GTGATCAGAGTTTTCCTGCTCGACGACCACGAGGTGGTCCGGCGCGGCCTGGCCGACCTGTTGCAGAGCAACGGCGACATCGAGGTGGTCGGCGAGTCCGGCTCCGCCCAGGAGGCGGCGCGGCGAATCCCGGCACTCCGCCCCGACGTGGCGATCCTGGACGCCCGGCTGCCGGACGGCAACGGCATCGACGTGTGCCGGGACGTCCGGGCCGTCGACTCGACGATCAAGGGCCTGATCCTCACCTCCTACGAGGACGACGAGGCGCTCTTCGCGGCGATCATGGCCGGCGCCGCCGGGTACGTCCTGAAGCAGATCCGCGGCACCGACCTGGTCGACGCGGTCCACCGGGTGGCCGCCGGCCAGTCGCTGCTGGACCCGGCGGTCACCGCCCGGGTGCTGGACCGGATCCGCAGCGGGGTCGAGCAGCCCCGCGAGTTCCAGTCGCTGACCGAACAGGAGCGCCGGATCCTGGAGTACGTGGCGGAGGGGCTCACCAACCGGGAGATCGCCGGCAAGATGTTCCTGGCCGAGAAGACCGTGAAGAACTACGTCTCCAGCCTGCTGGCCAAGCTCGGCCTGGAACGGCGTACCCAGGCGGCGGTGCTGGCCACCCGGCTGCTCGGCGACCGGCACTGA
- a CDS encoding GAF domain-containing protein, protein MLDRVGEVVTSRERLRALLTAVVGISTDLDLHSTLDRIVAAACRLADARYAALGVVGPDRQLTEFITHGIDPATQARIGDLPHGRGVLGLLIADPRPVRMPDITRHPQSYGFPPNHPPMHSFLGVPIRIRDQVFGNLYLAEKQGAAEFTDDDEEIVVALAAAAGVIIENARLFAMAHRRERWLAAAAEITGVLLGEVRRTDALRLIARRAREVAEADVALVLLYDEDAGQFTVEVADGGRTADELEGAVLAADDTAFVEPVTRRRQAVAESLAKAAPWPVAVGTGPGLISPLIVGDALHGVLVIGYPAGEQAGSDVEGTLLATFAGQAALALERARAQEERELLVVLEDRERIARDLHDVVIQRLFATGLQLQTVAPLANRPDVRQRLNATVDDLDSTIRDIRRAIFELRTPMTAALRTEIRDLVAGTAEALGFRPGLEMTGPVDSAVPDRVRPDLLAVLGEALSNAVRHARATRVTVTVEVTAGHLCVRVVDDGVGTDPARARGGLVNLRERAEHCGGSFEIIPTEPSGTTLVWRVPLRD, encoded by the coding sequence ATGCTGGACCGGGTCGGCGAGGTGGTCACCAGCCGGGAACGGCTGCGGGCGCTGCTGACCGCCGTGGTCGGGATCAGCACCGACCTCGATCTGCACAGCACCCTGGACCGGATCGTCGCGGCGGCCTGCCGGCTGGCCGACGCCCGGTACGCCGCCCTCGGCGTCGTCGGCCCCGACCGGCAGTTGACCGAGTTCATCACGCACGGCATCGACCCGGCGACCCAGGCGCGGATCGGTGACCTGCCGCACGGCCGGGGCGTACTCGGGCTGCTCATCGCCGACCCCCGGCCGGTACGGATGCCGGACATCACCCGGCACCCCCAGTCGTACGGCTTCCCGCCGAACCACCCGCCGATGCACAGTTTCCTCGGCGTGCCGATCCGGATCCGGGACCAGGTCTTCGGCAACCTCTACCTGGCCGAGAAGCAGGGGGCGGCGGAGTTCACCGACGACGACGAGGAGATCGTCGTCGCGCTCGCCGCCGCCGCCGGTGTGATCATCGAGAACGCCCGCCTCTTCGCCATGGCGCACCGGCGGGAACGCTGGCTGGCCGCCGCCGCCGAGATCACCGGCGTGCTGCTCGGCGAGGTGCGCCGGACCGACGCGCTGCGGCTGATCGCCCGGCGGGCCCGTGAGGTCGCCGAGGCGGACGTGGCACTGGTGCTGCTCTACGACGAGGACGCCGGACAGTTCACCGTCGAGGTCGCCGACGGTGGTCGGACGGCCGACGAGCTGGAGGGCGCCGTACTCGCCGCCGACGACACGGCCTTCGTCGAGCCGGTCACCCGGCGCCGGCAGGCGGTGGCGGAGAGCCTCGCCAAGGCGGCGCCCTGGCCGGTGGCGGTCGGCACCGGTCCAGGGCTGATCTCGCCGCTGATCGTCGGCGACGCGCTGCACGGCGTACTGGTGATCGGCTATCCGGCCGGCGAGCAGGCGGGCAGCGACGTCGAGGGGACCCTGCTGGCGACCTTCGCCGGGCAGGCGGCGCTGGCCCTGGAACGGGCGAGGGCGCAGGAGGAGCGGGAGCTGCTGGTGGTCCTGGAGGACCGCGAGCGGATCGCCCGGGACCTGCACGACGTGGTGATCCAGCGGCTCTTCGCGACGGGGCTCCAGTTGCAGACCGTCGCGCCGCTGGCCAACCGGCCGGACGTACGGCAGCGGCTGAACGCCACCGTCGACGACCTCGACTCCACCATCCGGGACATCCGGCGGGCGATCTTCGAACTGCGTACCCCGATGACGGCGGCGCTGCGTACCGAGATCCGGGACCTGGTCGCCGGCACCGCCGAGGCGCTCGGCTTCCGCCCCGGACTGGAGATGACCGGGCCGGTGGACAGCGCCGTCCCGGACCGGGTCCGCCCCGACCTGCTGGCGGTGCTCGGCGAGGCGCTCTCGAACGCCGTCCGGCACGCCCGGGCGACCCGGGTGACGGTCACCGTGGAGGTGACCGCCGGCCACCTCTGCGTGCGGGTCGTCGACGACGGGGTGGGCACCGATCCGGCGCGGGCCCGGGGCGGCCTGGTCAACCTCCGGGAACGCGCCGAGCACTGCGGTGGCAGCTTCGAGATCATCCCGACCGAGCCGAGCGGCACCACCCTGGTCTGGCGGGTGCCACTGCGCGACTGA
- a CDS encoding universal stress protein: MAGEEPGGRRYRIVVGLDGSAGARTALGWAVREAARRSGTVLVVTAWPDPAREVARRRGTLPADRLALVAMQRARIAAATAVPRRPPQVLRMLVLADPVSALCHAAATADLVVVGAGPPGLQRRTGVAARLLARLARRAGRGQPAAPVLLVRAGRPTPHRRAPGGPGLAVAGRAVAGRAVAGRGPGRGGPVSGSAGNPVRGSAARPEHGDNIAG, from the coding sequence GTGGCCGGCGAGGAGCCGGGCGGGCGGCGGTACCGGATCGTGGTCGGGCTGGACGGTTCGGCGGGTGCCCGGACGGCGCTGGGCTGGGCCGTCCGGGAGGCGGCGCGGCGGTCGGGCACGGTGCTGGTGGTGACCGCCTGGCCGGATCCGGCCCGCGAGGTCGCCCGGCGGCGGGGAACCCTGCCGGCCGACCGGCTCGCGCTGGTCGCGATGCAGCGGGCCCGGATCGCCGCGGCGACCGCCGTGCCGAGGCGCCCGCCGCAAGTACTGCGGATGCTGGTGCTCGCCGACCCGGTCAGCGCGCTGTGCCACGCGGCGGCCACCGCCGACCTGGTGGTCGTCGGTGCGGGGCCGCCCGGCCTCCAGCGGCGCACCGGCGTCGCCGCCCGGCTGCTGGCCCGGCTGGCCCGGCGTGCCGGACGCGGCCAGCCGGCCGCACCGGTGCTGTTGGTCCGGGCCGGACGGCCGACGCCGCACCGCCGGGCGCCCGGCGGGCCTGGCCTGGCCGTGGCGGGCCGGGCCGTGGCGGGCCGGGCCGTGGCGGGCCGGGGGCCGGGTCGTGGCGGGCCGGTTTCCGGCAGCGCCGGCAACCCGGTCCGCGGGTCTGCCGCGCGACCCGAGCACGGCGATAACATCGCCGGGTGA
- a CDS encoding bifunctional GNAT family N-acetyltransferase/acetate--CoA ligase family protein produces the protein MFVQAIPGADALAIDGGIVRIRAVTPQDRGRLTELYRRSSPESLRMRFFAVPGERTIAAEVDRLCRPAAPAEHGAVLAETAGQLAGVAAYEVGEGGSAEFAVFVADGQRHRGIGTLLLEHLRAVAGAAGVTELRGDVLPANAAMLQVAADLTGRAGSRTEDMLLAVGLPTEPSEAELGAADARDRVAQRASLRPLLAPRSVAVVGAGRTPGGIGHETLRSLLRYGFIGPVHPVNPNANEVCGLPAYPSLSALPEPVELAVVAVPAPAVVETIRDAAAAGVRAAVVLSSGLGESGAAGREAQRELVEVARAHGIRLVGPNCVGVVNTDPAVRLAAAFAPVLPPAGGLAVASQSGAVGIALLEHAERAGCGLSSFVSLGNKADVSGNDLIAYWYDDPATRAVALYLESFGNPRRFARLVRGLARRKPVLAVKSGRSRAGQRAGASHTAAAAAPDSTVDALFAQAGVIRLETLGDLMDTARLLTGQPLPAGDRLGIVGNAGGVNVLAADAADGAGLRVGSLGPALRERLRVVLPPLAGDDNPLDLGAGASPAAFADAVRTVADSGEVDALLLVVAATRANDVPAMLHAVAPVLDATPGLTAAVVVLGLAEPPATVGDRRVPVFDLPERAVRAIGHAAWYADWLRQPTGSVPPRASTAVRGRELVRETLATASGWQPYDRIAEILGSYGIPVVPALRVESATDAVAAADGFGYPVALKSADPDLVHKSDVGGVALHLTGPEQVRAAYPRVAGAGRQAGTAGPVLVQPMARGQLELVAGVVHDPQFGSLVMVGLGGVHTDLLGDRSLRLTPVTDLDAARMWRSLRAAPLLTGYRGAPPVHTGAVEDLLCRLGQLAADLPEVAELDLNPVLVGPDGVAVVDAKLRLAPVGTEPDRTLRQLRAAG, from the coding sequence GTGTTCGTCCAGGCCATACCCGGCGCCGACGCGCTCGCCATCGACGGCGGGATCGTCCGGATCCGCGCGGTCACCCCGCAGGACCGGGGCCGGCTGACCGAGCTGTACCGGCGCAGCTCGCCGGAGAGCCTGCGGATGCGGTTCTTCGCCGTACCCGGTGAGCGGACCATCGCCGCCGAGGTCGACCGGCTCTGCCGCCCCGCCGCACCCGCCGAACACGGCGCGGTACTCGCCGAGACCGCCGGCCAGCTCGCCGGGGTCGCCGCCTACGAGGTCGGCGAGGGCGGCTCCGCCGAGTTCGCCGTCTTCGTCGCCGACGGGCAGCGGCACCGGGGCATCGGCACGCTGCTGCTGGAACACCTGCGGGCGGTGGCCGGCGCGGCCGGCGTCACCGAACTGCGCGGCGACGTGCTGCCGGCGAACGCGGCGATGCTCCAGGTCGCGGCGGACCTGACCGGACGGGCCGGTTCCCGCACCGAGGACATGCTGCTCGCCGTCGGCCTGCCCACCGAACCCAGCGAGGCCGAACTCGGCGCCGCCGACGCGCGGGACCGGGTGGCGCAACGAGCCTCGCTGCGCCCGCTGCTGGCACCCCGCTCGGTGGCAGTGGTCGGCGCCGGCCGCACCCCGGGCGGCATCGGGCACGAGACGCTGCGCAGCCTGCTCCGGTACGGCTTCATCGGGCCGGTCCACCCGGTCAACCCGAACGCCAACGAGGTCTGCGGGCTGCCGGCGTACCCGAGCCTGTCCGCGCTGCCGGAACCGGTCGAGCTGGCGGTCGTCGCGGTGCCCGCCCCGGCGGTGGTCGAGACGATCCGGGACGCGGCCGCCGCCGGGGTACGCGCGGCAGTGGTGCTCAGTTCCGGCCTCGGCGAGAGCGGTGCCGCCGGCCGGGAGGCGCAACGCGAACTGGTCGAGGTGGCCCGCGCGCACGGGATCCGGCTGGTCGGCCCGAACTGTGTCGGGGTGGTGAACACCGACCCGGCGGTCCGGCTCGCCGCCGCGTTCGCCCCGGTACTGCCGCCGGCCGGTGGACTGGCCGTCGCGTCGCAGTCCGGTGCCGTCGGCATCGCCCTGCTGGAGCACGCCGAACGGGCCGGCTGCGGCCTGTCCAGCTTCGTCTCGCTCGGCAACAAGGCCGACGTCAGCGGCAACGACCTGATCGCGTACTGGTACGACGACCCGGCCACCCGGGCCGTCGCCCTCTACCTGGAGTCGTTCGGCAACCCCCGCCGGTTCGCCCGGCTGGTCCGCGGGCTCGCCAGGCGCAAGCCGGTACTGGCGGTCAAGAGCGGCCGGTCCCGGGCCGGGCAGCGGGCCGGGGCGTCCCACACCGCCGCCGCGGCGGCACCGGACAGCACCGTCGACGCGCTCTTCGCCCAGGCCGGGGTGATCCGGCTGGAGACCCTCGGCGACCTGATGGACACCGCCCGGCTGCTCACCGGCCAGCCACTGCCGGCCGGCGACCGGCTCGGGATCGTCGGCAACGCCGGCGGGGTCAACGTACTGGCCGCCGACGCCGCCGACGGGGCCGGACTGCGGGTCGGCTCGCTCGGCCCGGCACTGCGGGAGCGGCTGCGGGTGGTGCTGCCGCCGCTGGCCGGCGACGACAACCCGCTCGACCTCGGTGCCGGCGCCAGCCCGGCGGCGTTCGCCGACGCCGTCCGCACGGTCGCGGACAGCGGTGAGGTCGACGCGCTGCTGCTGGTGGTCGCGGCGACCCGGGCCAACGACGTGCCGGCCATGCTGCACGCGGTCGCCCCGGTGCTGGACGCGACGCCGGGACTGACCGCCGCGGTCGTGGTACTCGGCCTCGCCGAACCGCCGGCCACCGTCGGCGACCGTCGGGTCCCCGTCTTCGACCTGCCGGAACGCGCCGTCCGGGCGATCGGCCACGCTGCCTGGTACGCCGACTGGCTCCGGCAGCCGACCGGCAGCGTCCCGCCGAGGGCCAGCACCGCCGTACGTGGCCGGGAGCTGGTGCGCGAGACGCTCGCGACGGCTTCCGGCTGGCAGCCGTACGACCGGATCGCCGAGATCCTGGGCAGCTACGGCATCCCGGTGGTGCCGGCGCTGCGGGTGGAATCCGCGACGGACGCGGTCGCCGCCGCCGACGGGTTCGGCTACCCGGTCGCGCTGAAGTCGGCCGATCCGGACCTGGTGCACAAGAGCGATGTGGGCGGGGTGGCGTTGCACCTGACCGGCCCGGAGCAGGTGCGGGCGGCGTACCCGAGGGTGGCCGGCGCCGGCCGGCAGGCCGGAACCGCCGGTCCGGTCCTGGTGCAGCCGATGGCGCGCGGCCAGCTCGAACTGGTGGCCGGGGTGGTGCACGACCCGCAGTTCGGCTCGCTGGTGATGGTCGGGCTCGGCGGCGTGCACACCGACCTGCTCGGCGACCGGTCGCTGCGGCTGACCCCGGTGACCGACCTGGACGCCGCGCGGATGTGGCGCTCGCTGCGGGCCGCGCCCCTGCTCACCGGCTACCGTGGCGCCCCGCCGGTGCACACCGGCGCCGTCGAGGACCTGCTCTGCCGGCTCGGTCAGCTCGCCGCCGACCTGCCGGAGGTGGCCGAACTGGACCTGAATCCGGTGCTTGTCGGCCCGGACGGGGTGGCGGTGGTCGACGCCAAGCTCCGGCTCGCCCCGGTGGGCACCGAACCCGACCGGACCCTGCGGCAACTCCGGGCCGCCGGATGA